DNA from Sulfurimonas xiamenensis:
ACTGTTTCCTAAAAGTGAAGTTGCTGCACCACTATTTAGAATATCACCAAAACCCGGAGTTTGTTCTGTAAGCTGTGAAAATTGATTTGAATCCATTTTACTTTTTGCACTATTTAAAAGAGCAGCACTCCCACCTATTGCTTGAGTCGGGGTAACTCCAAGTGATGAGTTAAGAGAGTTTATAAGAGTATTGTTTTGCAGTGTTGATGTAGTTTCCGGCGCTACGCTTTGTGCAACTGCCGGAGCAGCAGACTTTAACATTGAACCCATATCAAACGCAAATGATTGTGTTATAAGAACTCCTAAAACTAAAACTACTATATTTATTTTTTTCATCTTTTCCTCTTTTTCAATAATTTATTAATTATAACAAATTGCTAATGACAAATAACATCATAAGCATTTGGCTGTCTGTCTCTTATAAGTCCCCAATAATAACGCTGCTTTTGGTTCTCTTCTATATCAAATTCAGCATATATTATCTCTTCTTTATCTCTTGAAGCTTCAGCGATTTTTGCACCTGTGTAATCGGTTATAAATGATGAACCGTAAAAGGTTAAGCTGCAACTCTCGCCTGCTTCTTCGCCGATTCTATTTGCAACAACCACAGGAATGGTGTTTGTCGCGGCATGTCCCATCTGAACTCTTTGCCAATGCTCTTTTGAATCAAGTCCGATTTCAGGTTCGCTTCCAATAGCCGTCGGATAAAAAATTATCTCCGCTCCCATAAGTGTTAAAGCTCTTGCCGTTTCACAAAACCACTGGTCCCAGCAGATGCCGACACCTATTTTTGCGTACTTTGTATCATAAACTTTAAAACCTGTATTACCAGATTTGAAGTAAAACTTCTCCTCATATCCAGGACCGTCTGGAATGTGTGTTTTGCGGTAGTTGTCCATAACCCTGCCATCTGCATCCGCAACAACCAAAGAGTTAAAATAACCCTCATCGCTCTTTTCAAAATAGCTAATCAAAATAACTGCTTGGAGCTCTTTTGCCAAAGCAGAAAAGCGCTCTATAAGCTTATTTGCTTCTCTTGGCGCTGCCCATGAGAAGTACTTCTCATCCATATCTTTACAAAAGTACAAACCCTCAAAAAGCTCAGGAAGAAGTATAATCTGCGCACCATTTGCGGCAGCCTCTCTCGTTAATTGTTCAGCTTTATCGACATTTGCAACTTTATCTTCGCTCATTTGCATCTGAATAGCGCTAACTTTAACCATCTTTATCCTCGTTAAGTATTTTTAGCTTTTTCTATTTTTTTTCTTTCAAACTTCATTCTATCTTGAAACTGTTTGCTTCTATCCTTTGCAAAAAGCTGCATATCTTCAATCTCATCCATCTCATCTACAATCTCAACACCCAAAAGCGTCTCAATAGCATCTTCAAGAGTAACTACACCGACTGTCTGCCCATAACTGTCATAAACTATAAAAAGATGAGTTTTACGCTTTACAAACTGATCAATTAAGTTTGGAACAGGAATATTTTCAGAAACCATGTGCACTTCATGAGAAATGCTCTCCAATGTTATATTATCATTGTCTTCATTGCTCTCTTCAAGAATTCTTTGACTAAAAACAATACCGACAACATCATCAAGCGTTTCTCTAAAAACAGGAATACGAGAGTGAATATACATACGATCCTCTTCTACTGCTTCTTCAATAGTTGTTGATGCAGAAAGAGCGAAAACAACGCTTCTAGGCGTCATAATATCTTTTGCTTTGATATTTTTAAGTTTCAAAAGATTTTCTATCAAATCACTCTCTTTGCTAAGGATTGCCCCTTCTCTCTCGCCCATAGCAACAACAGCCATAATTTCATCTCGCGAAAAATTGCTTTGATGCTTTTTATTTCTTGAAATATAGCTAGTCAAGAATGATGAAAACCATGTAAAAGGCGCGCTGATAGTCATCATAAACGAGATGATGTATGCAGAGGGAACTAAAAGTTTTTTCCAGTAAAGTGCGCCTATGGTTTTTGGGATAATCTCCGATAAGTACAAGATAAGAAGCGTTATAACAAAAGCTACAAGCGCCTGCCACTCCTCTCCAAAGAGAATCTGAGCTTGAGCACCAACACCTGCGGCACCCATTGTGTGAGCAAAAGTATTAACTGTCAAAATTGATGAGATTGGTTTATCAATATTTGATTTTAAGCCTTTTAGCTTATTGACTAGGCTGTCATTATAGTTTTTTGATAAACTTTCTATATATGAGTTTGTGCTTGAGAGTAAAACTGCTTCTAAGATTGAACACAAAAATGATACTAAAATGGCAAGAGAGAGATAAACAATGAGAAGAGTCATAGAACTGCTCCTATGTAA
Protein-coding regions in this window:
- a CDS encoding CNNM domain-containing protein, whose amino-acid sequence is MTLLIVYLSLAILVSFLCSILEAVLLSSTNSYIESLSKNYNDSLVNKLKGLKSNIDKPISSILTVNTFAHTMGAAGVGAQAQILFGEEWQALVAFVITLLILYLSEIIPKTIGALYWKKLLVPSAYIISFMMTISAPFTWFSSFLTSYISRNKKHQSNFSRDEIMAVVAMGEREGAILSKESDLIENLLKLKNIKAKDIMTPRSVVFALSASTTIEEAVEEDRMYIHSRIPVFRETLDDVVGIVFSQRILEESNEDNDNITLESISHEVHMVSENIPVPNLIDQFVKRKTHLFIVYDSYGQTVGVVTLEDAIETLLGVEIVDEMDEIEDMQLFAKDRSKQFQDRMKFERKKIEKAKNT
- a CDS encoding DUF2780 domain-containing protein — translated: MKKINIVVLVLGVLITQSFAFDMGSMLKSAAPAVAQSVAPETTSTLQNNTLINSLNSSLGVTPTQAIGGSAALLNSAKSKMDSNQFSQLTEQTPGFGDILNSGAATSLLGNSTPQSQFEALGMDGSMVKQFAPIILDYAKGYVSPEIANALLSALSF
- the aguB gene encoding N-carbamoylputrescine amidase — protein: MVKVSAIQMQMSEDKVANVDKAEQLTREAAANGAQIILLPELFEGLYFCKDMDEKYFSWAAPREANKLIERFSALAKELQAVILISYFEKSDEGYFNSLVVADADGRVMDNYRKTHIPDGPGYEEKFYFKSGNTGFKVYDTKYAKIGVGICWDQWFCETARALTLMGAEIIFYPTAIGSEPEIGLDSKEHWQRVQMGHAATNTIPVVVANRIGEEAGESCSLTFYGSSFITDYTGAKIAEASRDKEEIIYAEFDIEENQKQRYYWGLIRDRQPNAYDVICH